A stretch of Pomacea canaliculata isolate SZHN2017 linkage group LG6, ASM307304v1, whole genome shotgun sequence DNA encodes these proteins:
- the LOC112567342 gene encoding radixin-like, with the protein MPKPVNVRVTTMDAELEFAIQPNTTGKQLFDQVVKTIGLREIWFFGLQYLDSKGYSTWLKLNKKVLSQDVRKETPLQFKFRAKFYPEDVSEELIQEITQRMFFLQVKDGILSDEIYCPPETAVLLASYACQAKYGDYSTDHNLTSDRLLPQRVYDQHKLSKDQWEERIKSWWGEHKAMMRDDAMMEYLKIAQDLEMYGVNYFDIKNKRGTDLLLGVDALGLNVYEKDDRLTPKIGFPWSEIRNISFNDKKFVIKPIDKKAPDFVFYAPRLRINKRILALCMGNHELYMRRRKPDTIEVQQMKAQAREEKLAKQQERAQLERMRHEALESERIRKELEDKLRRMQEEQERTSRDMHELQARIREKDERMAELMTLREELEAERRRAEELRLEMERSHEMEQSERQRLAVELETAQKSLQEKLVDIEVKESHVSELHSELEAARREAEMKEQELSRVQIEKSLREQELTEKLEAQLHIRSEINAAHDENDENEDECQQSEYAADLQVEENAASLPRPEESRITETEKNKRLQSQLEMLKADLAVERLATVVTKNDELHEENVRQGRDKYKTLRQIRQGNTKRRVDEFEAL; encoded by the exons GTCAATGTACGCGTTACCACCATGGACGCGGAACTGGAGTTTGCTATCCAGCCCAACACTACTGGAAAACAGCTTTTTGATCAG GTTGTAAAGACCATTGGTCTTCGAGAAATCTGGTTCTTTGGGCTGCAGTATTTGGATAGCAAAGGTTACTCTACTTGGTTGAAGCTCAACAAAAAG GTTCTGAGCCAAGATGTGAGAAAAGAGACACCATTGCAGTTCAAGTTTCGAGCCAAGTTTTATCCTGAAGATGTCTCTGAAGAGCTCATTCAGGAAATTACACAG cGCATGTTCTTCTTGCAAGTGAAGGATGGTATTCTCAGTGATGAAATCTATTGCCCTCCTGAGACAGCTGTCCTGTTGGCATCATATGCATGTCAGGCCAAATATGGTGATTACAGTACTGACCATAATCTTACTAGTGACAGACTTCTTCCACAGCG TGTGTACGATCAACACAAGTTGTCAAAAGACCAATGGGAGGAGCGCATTAAGAGCTGGTGGGGAGAGCACAAGGCCATGATGAG AGATGATGCCATGATGGAGTACCTGAAGATTGCACAGGACTTGGAGATGTATGGTGTTAATTACTTTGATATTAAGAACAAAAGAGGAACAGACCTTCTTCTAGGTGTGGATGCACTTGGTCTAAATGTCTATGAAAAAGATGACAG GTTGACACCCAAAATCGGTTTTCCCTGGAGTGAGATCAGAAACATATCATTTAATGATAAGAAGTTCGTTATCAAGCCCATTGACAAGAAGGCTCCT gactttgtgttttatgctCCTCGTCTGAGAATCAACAAACGTATCCTGGCACTTTGCATGGGCAACCATGAACTCTACATGAGGCGTCGCAAGCCAGACACCATTGAAGTTCAGCAGATGAAGGCCCAGGCTCGTGAAGAGAAACTGGCTAAGCAGCAAGAAAG GGCGCAGCTGGAAAGAATGCGCCATGAGGCACTGGAGTCTGAGCGGATACGAAAGGAGCTAGAAGACAAGCTGCGTAGAATGCAGGAAGAGCAGGAGCGCACAAGCAGAG ACATGCATGAGCTTCAAGCACGTATTAGAGAAAAGGATGAGCGCATGGCTGAACTGATGACTTTACGTGAAGAGTTGGAAGCAGAAAGGAGACGAGCAGAGGAACTGCGTCTTGAGATGGAACGCTCTCATGAGATGGAGCAGTCAGAAAGGCAGCGCTTG GCTGTAGAACTTGAAACAGCTCAGAAGTCACTTCAGGAGAAGCTGGTAGACATTGAAGTCAAAGAGAGTCATGTATCAGAGCTTCACTCAGAACTTGAAGCAGCTCGACGTGAAGCAGAAATGAAGGAGCAAGAATTGTCCAGGGTGCAGATTGAAAAATCTTTGCGTGAACAGGAGCTGACTGAAAAACTGGAGGCTCAACTTCACATTCGCTCGGAGATCAATGCCGCTCATGATGAGAATGACGAGAATGAAGATGAGTGCCAGCAGAGTGAATATG CGGCTGATCTTCAGGTGGAAGAGAATGCTGCTTCTTTGCCCAGACCAGAAGAATCACGCATAACTGAAACTGAGAAAAACAAGCGTCTTCAGTCTCAGCTGGAG ATGCTGAAGGCTGACCTGGCAGTGGAACGACTGGCCACCGTCGTCACCAAGAATGACGAACTTCACGAAGAGAATGTGCGACAGGGAAGGGACAAGTACAAGACTCTGAGACAGATCAGACAGGGCAACACTAAGCGTCGTGTTGATGAGTTTGAAGCATTGTGA